In Candidatus Saccharibacteria bacterium oral taxon 488, a single window of DNA contains:
- a CDS encoding type II secretion system protein has protein sequence MKRWQSGFTIVEVVLFLAITGLLTVGLLAGVSAALRQQQYHDAVQSFAGFIRDQYSRVISIENDRGDRDTCPVKGATNDGARGQSNCVVVGRYVKSTNSEARSFTAYPLYALKRSGVWTYSYSESEASTYTVGWGAQVRSLTATNTIGRELALLIYRDPDSGQVIVRTNDAPYSPANINNFIRNMQPNGGMYTADLQLRQREFCIYDTGWSVGQRLSVFLGAKAGSSEAVTVGHATKGCDNEATA, from the coding sequence ATGAAGCGGTGGCAATCCGGGTTTACAATCGTTGAAGTGGTGTTGTTCTTGGCGATCACTGGCCTGTTGACCGTTGGCTTGTTAGCTGGCGTGAGTGCTGCACTGCGCCAACAACAATACCATGACGCTGTTCAATCGTTCGCCGGCTTTATTCGTGATCAGTATAGCCGAGTGATTAGTATCGAGAATGATCGGGGCGATCGCGACACGTGTCCTGTTAAGGGTGCAACAAACGACGGAGCTCGGGGCCAGTCGAATTGCGTTGTCGTTGGTCGCTATGTCAAGTCGACGAATTCCGAGGCACGTTCATTTACTGCCTATCCGCTGTACGCCCTGAAGCGCTCGGGAGTGTGGACGTATAGTTACAGTGAGAGTGAGGCAAGTACCTACACGGTTGGCTGGGGTGCGCAGGTACGCTCGCTCACGGCAACTAATACGATTGGTAGAGAACTGGCTCTATTAATATACCGCGATCCAGATAGCGGGCAGGTTATCGTACGCACGAATGACGCGCCGTATTCACCAGCTAATATTAATAATTTTATTCGCAATATGCAGCCGAATGGCGGTATGTATACGGCCGATTTACAGCTGCGGCAGCGAGAGTTTTGTATCTATGATACTGGCTGGTCAGTTGGCCAGAGGCTGTCAGTCTTTCTGGGGGCAAAGGCCGGCTCGAGCGAGGCAGTGACGGTCGGTCATGCGACAAAGGGGTGCGATAATGAAGCGACGGCATAG
- a CDS encoding type II secretion system protein, whose translation MKRRHSARGDTIIEVVMAVAMFSMLAIGIMALMNSGIAMAQRSLELTLVRQQIDSQAEMLRYIHDKSSQAGSSFATLWDAMKGRTIDHANSLLNVNRCPEAMPSGGFALAPSKNTFQLITNRYELSPTYAKISTARNPISLGISIQLVRVEGGRAYDAYIQACWMSVGTDRPMTTGTIVRMYDTAV comes from the coding sequence ATGAAGCGACGGCATAGCGCGCGCGGCGACACGATCATTGAAGTGGTAATGGCGGTAGCAATGTTTAGCATGCTGGCGATCGGTATCATGGCACTCATGAACAGCGGTATTGCTATGGCGCAGCGATCATTAGAGTTGACGCTTGTGCGGCAACAGATTGATAGTCAAGCAGAAATGCTGCGCTACATTCACGACAAGTCGTCTCAGGCCGGCAGCTCATTTGCTACCCTCTGGGACGCAATGAAAGGTCGGACCATTGACCACGCCAATTCGCTACTGAATGTTAATCGATGTCCAGAGGCAATGCCGAGTGGGGGATTTGCACTAGCGCCCAGCAAAAATACCTTTCAGTTGATTACCAATAGGTATGAATTATCGCCGACATATGCCAAGATTTCAACTGCCCGAAATCCAATTTCTTTAGGTATTTCAATCCAGCTGGTGCGTGTTGAAGGCGGCCGCGCCTATGATGCGTATATTCAGGCCTGCTGGATGAGTGTGGGGACTGACCGGCCAATGACCACGGGGACGATTGTGAGGATGTATGACACAGCGGTATAG
- a CDS encoding prepilin-type N-terminal cleavage/methylation domain-containing protein, whose amino-acid sequence MTQRYRRYGFTLIELMLAMAFVSVLLLAIATIAIQAGKLYNRGLTLKSINQSGREISDSLRRDFLQANAGKISGNASSAVVMVQAGGTDRSGRLCLGDYSYVWNVPKVVSGEVKSGAGIITEVGGPHSGRPINFARVIDPDGMLCQKNETTGAYMSTVATDKVTHLLKPAGSNDVVLAIHHMKAARVAGDSGADSLYRLEFVLGTSQLEAVNTANGTCKPPADNSENLDFCAINSFEMIVRTNG is encoded by the coding sequence ATGACACAGCGGTATAGACGATACGGGTTTACCTTGATTGAACTGATGCTGGCGATGGCATTTGTGTCGGTGTTGCTACTGGCGATTGCTACGATAGCGATCCAGGCTGGCAAGCTGTATAATCGAGGTCTCACGCTCAAAAGTATCAATCAGTCCGGCCGCGAAATTAGCGATAGCTTGCGGCGCGACTTTTTGCAGGCTAATGCTGGCAAGATAAGTGGTAATGCTAGTTCGGCCGTTGTCATGGTGCAGGCGGGTGGTACTGATCGGAGCGGCCGACTCTGCCTCGGTGACTATTCATATGTCTGGAATGTGCCAAAGGTTGTCTCTGGAGAAGTGAAGTCCGGCGCGGGTATTATTACCGAGGTTGGCGGGCCGCATTCTGGTCGTCCGATTAATTTTGCTCGAGTGATTGACCCAGATGGCATGCTGTGCCAAAAAAATGAAACAACGGGGGCGTATATGTCAACGGTCGCGACGGATAAGGTGACGCATCTTCTCAAGCCAGCCGGGTCGAATGATGTGGTGTTGGCAATTCATCACATGAAAGCAGCGCGAGTGGCGGGTGATAGCGGGGCAGACAGTCTGTATCGTTTGGAATTTGTCCTTGGAACCAGTCAGCTTGAGGCGGTCAATACAGCTAATGGCACCTGTAAGCCACCGGCGGATAACAGTGAGAATCTCGACTTTTGCGCAATAAATAGCTTTGAGATGATTGTGAGGACAAATGGATAA
- a CDS encoding nucleoside-diphosphate kinase, producing the protein MCGIERTLIVFKPDAVQRGIVGEILQRFERVGLKIIGVKMVAPGREHYFAHYETIGKMVTRRGEEIFDMTLDMMMDGPVIAMVLEGVEAVAVVRKIVGPTEPKSADMGTIRGDYSHVSFGYANECQKGVPNLIHASGDPDEAAQEVAHWFKPEELMDYATLNEKFTR; encoded by the coding sequence ATGTGTGGCATTGAACGAACACTGATTGTGTTCAAGCCTGATGCAGTACAGCGGGGGATCGTCGGCGAAATCCTGCAGCGGTTTGAGCGTGTTGGCCTCAAGATTATCGGTGTCAAGATGGTTGCTCCGGGTCGTGAGCACTACTTTGCGCACTACGAAACGATTGGCAAGATGGTGACCCGTCGTGGTGAAGAAATTTTTGACATGACGCTTGATATGATGATGGACGGGCCGGTTATCGCTATGGTTCTTGAAGGAGTTGAAGCGGTTGCCGTGGTGCGTAAAATTGTTGGCCCAACCGAGCCAAAGTCTGCCGATATGGGTACGATTCGTGGTGACTATTCGCATGTTAGCTTTGGCTACGCCAACGAGTGCCAGAAGGGTGTGCCGAACTTGATTCACGCATCGGGTGATCCTGACGAGGCGGCGCAAGAAGTCGCCCACTGGTTTAAACCCGAAGAGTTGATGGATTATGCGACGTTAAACGAAAAGTTTACTCGGTAG
- a CDS encoding PH domain-containing protein, translating to MTKKAKLDKSFDGQRDGEELLFVFRRHIIAMRKGFYLLLIPMTIGALPYLIWQDNLNLLWVFLGSFIFGLVLFGYHFLMWFYTYYIVTNQRLRQITQHGFFGKDVIELKLAKVQNISYVVPGFTGEMFKFGTIVIQTFVGDLVIKNVEHPDKIYNKLQDAVDLAAERSDHAKEDNEG from the coding sequence ATGACGAAGAAAGCCAAATTAGATAAATCATTTGATGGCCAGCGCGATGGCGAGGAGTTGCTGTTTGTGTTTCGCCGGCATATTATTGCTATGCGTAAGGGTTTTTATCTATTACTCATCCCGATGACGATTGGCGCGCTGCCGTATCTTATTTGGCAGGATAATCTCAATCTTTTATGGGTATTTCTCGGCAGCTTCATCTTTGGACTCGTTCTGTTTGGTTATCATTTTTTAATGTGGTTTTATACATATTACATTGTGACAAATCAGCGACTTCGCCAGATAACGCAGCATGGTTTTTTTGGTAAGGATGTAATTGAACTTAAACTAGCGAAAGTCCAGAATATCAGTTATGTCGTGCCTGGTTTTACGGGCGAAATGTTCAAATTTGGTACAATAGTTATTCAGACGTTTGTCGGGGACCTTGTCATTAAAAATGTCGAGCACCCAGATAAGATTTATAATAAGCTGCAAGATGCGGTGGACCTCGCTGCTGAAAGGAGTGATCATGCTAAAGAAGACAACGAAGGGTAA